One Thermodesulfobacteriota bacterium DNA segment encodes these proteins:
- a CDS encoding universal stress protein: MFSKILLPSDFSECSAEAARAARRLAGHFGSELLVLHVMDEPAAFDPMFRGEVPIELLRGRMEAYCSDAMERFVAAHFQGMPAVATRIVSGVPYREIVRLAREEGTGLIVIGTHGRTGVEHVIFGSTAEKVVRMAPCPVLSVRQAERRNVA, translated from the coding sequence ATGTTCTCGAAGATCCTGCTGCCCTCCGATTTCTCCGAATGCTCCGCCGAGGCCGCCCGCGCGGCGCGCCGGCTCGCCGGGCACTTCGGGTCCGAGCTGCTGGTCCTCCACGTGATGGACGAGCCGGCGGCGTTCGATCCGATGTTCCGCGGCGAGGTCCCGATCGAGCTTCTTCGCGGGAGGATGGAGGCGTACTGCAGCGACGCGATGGAGCGGTTCGTCGCGGCCCACTTCCAGGGAATGCCGGCCGTCGCGACCCGGATCGTTTCCGGCGTCCCGTACCGCGAGATCGTCCGGCTGGCCCGCGAGGAGGGCACCGGCCTGATCGTCATCGGGACCCACGGCCGCACCGGCGTGGAGCACGTGATCTTCGGAAGCACGGCCGAGAAGGTGGTCCGGATGGCGCCTTGCCCCGTGCTTTCCGTTCGCCAGGCAGAGAGGAGGAATGTCGCATGA
- the eno gene encoding phosphopyruvate hydratase, whose translation MTTIIDVHGRQVLDSRGNPTVEVEVLLESGAEGRAIVPSGASTGTREAVELRDGDPKAYMGKGVTKAVRNVNRVIAPKLLGQDAVDQVLVDRMLIALDGTPNKGKLGANAILGVSIAVARAAADACGLPLYRYLGGVGGCTLPVPMMNILNGGSHADNNVDIQEFMAMPVGAKTFSDALRMGVETFHHLKKVLKGKGLNTNVGDEGGFAPSLRSNAEAVEVILEAIVKAGYKPGREICIALDAAASEFGEKGKYVFRKSDGSKRDAQQMVKFYENLCRQYPIVSIEDGFSEDDWDGWKIFTDAMGDRIQIVGDDLFVTNPSILRKGIEKGVANSVLIKLNQIGTVTETIESIEMAKRAGWTAVVSHRSGETEDSTISDLVVGLSTGQIKTGSASRTDRMAKYNQLLRIEEELGEAARFDGRGVFYNI comes from the coding sequence ATGACGACGATCATCGATGTCCACGGACGGCAGGTGCTCGATTCCCGGGGGAACCCGACGGTGGAGGTCGAGGTGCTGCTCGAATCCGGGGCGGAAGGGCGCGCCATCGTACCCTCGGGCGCATCCACGGGCACGCGCGAGGCGGTGGAGCTGCGCGACGGGGACCCGAAGGCATACATGGGAAAAGGCGTGACGAAGGCCGTGCGGAACGTGAACCGCGTGATCGCCCCGAAGCTTCTCGGGCAGGACGCGGTGGACCAGGTCCTCGTCGACCGGATGCTGATCGCGCTGGACGGCACGCCCAACAAGGGAAAGCTCGGCGCCAACGCGATCCTCGGCGTGTCGATCGCGGTCGCGCGTGCGGCCGCGGACGCGTGCGGCCTCCCCCTGTACCGGTACCTGGGCGGCGTCGGCGGCTGCACCCTCCCCGTCCCGATGATGAACATCCTCAACGGCGGCTCCCATGCCGACAACAACGTGGACATCCAGGAGTTCATGGCGATGCCCGTCGGGGCGAAGACTTTCTCGGACGCCCTCCGGATGGGGGTCGAGACGTTCCACCACCTGAAGAAGGTGCTCAAGGGCAAGGGGCTGAACACCAACGTGGGGGACGAGGGCGGCTTCGCCCCCTCCCTGCGGTCGAACGCCGAGGCGGTCGAGGTCATCCTCGAGGCGATCGTGAAGGCCGGCTACAAGCCGGGGAGGGAGATCTGCATCGCGCTCGACGCCGCCGCCTCCGAGTTCGGGGAGAAGGGGAAATACGTCTTCCGGAAGTCCGACGGGTCGAAGCGGGACGCGCAGCAGATGGTGAAGTTCTACGAGAACCTGTGCCGGCAGTACCCGATCGTCTCCATCGAGGACGGCTTCTCCGAGGACGACTGGGACGGGTGGAAGATCTTCACCGATGCGATGGGGGACCGGATCCAGATCGTCGGGGACGACCTGTTCGTGACCAACCCCTCGATCCTGCGGAAGGGGATCGAGAAGGGGGTGGCCAACTCGGTCCTCATCAAGCTGAACCAGATCGGCACGGTCACCGAGACGATCGAGTCCATCGAGATGGCCAAGCGGGCCGGCTGGACCGCCGTCGTGTCCCACCGCTCCGGCGAGACCGAGGACAGCACGATCTCCGACCTGGTCGTGGGGCTCTCCACCGGGCAGATCAAGACCGGCTCCGCCTCGCGGACGGACCGGATGGCGAAATACAACCAGCTTCTCCGGATCGAGGAGGAGCTCGGGGAGGCGGCGCGCTTCGACGGCAGGGGAGTGTTCTATAATATCTGA
- the gpmI gene encoding 2,3-bisphosphoglycerate-independent phosphoglycerate mutase encodes MKRPFVALVIMDGWGYREETGGNAVALAETPFFDRLWAGFPRTLIHASEERVGLPAGQMGNSEVGHLNLGAGRVVYQDLVRISKSIRDGDFFRNPVLRAAMDAAREGGGALHLLGLLSDGGVHSLHTHLYALLRMARENGVRKVFVHPFFDGRDTPPRSGIGHLKALLAEMERIGTGEVATVMGRYYAMDRDNRWERVERAYRAMVRGEGKPFEDPVAAVAASYEAGVGDEFIEPAVIVRGGGPVGRISPGDAVVCCNFRADRVREITRALTQPGFDRFPGAEELRLSYACMTAYDGKFGLPVAFPPQGMADILAHVLAERGLRNLRIAETEKYAHVTYFFNGGEEKVFPGETRVLIPSPKVATYDLMPGMSADGVGERAAEEIGSGKHDLMILNFANCDMVGHTGILPAAIRAVEAVDRNVRRVVEKVWEVGGIALVTADHGNAEQMIDPATGGPHTAHTTNLVPLVLADPAARGMRLRGERALEDIAPTILNLLSIPVPSAMTGTDVREG; translated from the coding sequence ATGAAAAGACCGTTCGTCGCGCTCGTCATCATGGACGGGTGGGGTTACCGCGAGGAGACCGGGGGAAACGCGGTGGCCCTCGCGGAGACGCCGTTCTTCGACCGGCTCTGGGCCGGCTTCCCCAGGACGCTGATCCACGCATCCGAGGAGCGCGTGGGGCTGCCCGCGGGCCAGATGGGCAATTCCGAGGTCGGGCACCTGAACCTCGGAGCGGGCAGGGTGGTGTACCAGGATCTCGTCCGCATCTCGAAATCGATCCGTGACGGCGATTTCTTCCGGAACCCGGTCCTGCGGGCCGCCATGGACGCGGCGCGGGAGGGCGGGGGGGCGCTCCACCTCCTCGGCCTCCTGTCCGACGGCGGCGTGCATTCCCTGCACACCCACCTGTACGCGCTGTTGCGGATGGCGAGGGAGAACGGCGTCCGGAAGGTGTTCGTCCACCCGTTCTTCGACGGCCGGGACACGCCGCCCCGCAGCGGGATCGGCCATCTGAAGGCGCTCCTCGCGGAGATGGAGCGGATCGGGACGGGGGAGGTCGCCACCGTCATGGGCCGCTACTACGCGATGGACCGGGACAACCGGTGGGAGCGGGTCGAGCGGGCATACCGGGCGATGGTGCGCGGGGAGGGGAAGCCCTTCGAGGACCCCGTCGCCGCCGTCGCGGCCTCTTACGAGGCGGGGGTCGGCGACGAGTTCATCGAGCCCGCGGTGATCGTCCGGGGCGGCGGGCCCGTGGGCAGGATCTCTCCCGGGGACGCCGTGGTCTGCTGCAATTTCCGGGCGGACCGGGTCCGGGAGATCACGCGGGCGCTTACGCAGCCGGGATTCGACCGTTTCCCCGGCGCGGAGGAGCTGCGGCTGTCCTACGCCTGCATGACCGCGTACGACGGGAAGTTCGGGCTCCCCGTGGCGTTCCCGCCGCAGGGGATGGCCGACATCCTGGCGCACGTGCTGGCGGAGCGGGGGCTGCGGAACCTGAGGATCGCCGAGACCGAGAAGTACGCCCACGTGACGTACTTCTTCAACGGGGGGGAGGAGAAGGTCTTCCCCGGGGAAACGCGCGTCCTGATCCCGTCACCGAAGGTCGCCACGTACGACCTGATGCCCGGGATGAGCGCGGACGGGGTGGGGGAGCGCGCCGCGGAGGAGATCGGCTCCGGGAAGCACGACCTGATGATCCTCAACTTCGCCAACTGCGACATGGTGGGGCACACGGGGATCCTTCCGGCGGCGATCCGGGCGGTCGAGGCGGTGGACCGGAACGTCCGGCGGGTTGTGGAGAAGGTATGGGAGGTAGGGGGGATCGCGCTGGTGACCGCGGACCACGGAAACGCCGAGCAGATGATCGACCCGGCGACGGGCGGGCCCCACACCGCGCACACGACCAACCTCGTCCCCCTCGTCCTGGCCGATCCCGCGGCCCGGGGGATGCGGCTGCGCGGGGAGCGCGCCCTGGAGGACATCGCGCCGACGATCCTGAACCTGCTGTCGATCCCGGTTCCCTCCGCGATGACCGGAACCGACGTCCGGGAGGGTTGA